CCCAGCTGCGCCATACACGCCGCGTGCGTAGCCCCCAGGTACCCCGTTCCGATGACTGAGATCTGCATAGCCACAGTTGTAGCGCCCCGCGGTAAACACGCGGTGAACGCCACGACACGCCTTATCGGAAGTTCAAATACGCCTTCGACGGCGTGGGCCCACGCTGCCCCTGATACTTCGACCCCAGCGCATCCGAACCATAAGGCGTAGCAGCCGGCGAAGACATCTGGAAAATAGCCAACTGGCCCACCTTCATGCCCGGATACAGCACGATGGGCAGGTTAGCCACGTTGGACAGCTCCAAGGTGATGTAGCCGCTAAAGCCGGGATCAATGAACCCCGCCGTCGAGTGCGTGAGCAGCCCCAACCGGCCCAGCGAAGACTTGCCCTCCAGCCGGCCCGCAAGATGATCCGGCAGCGTGAACTTCTCCAGCGTGGAGGCCAACACAAACTCCCCCGGATGCAGCACAAAGGAATCGTCCGGATCCACCTCAACCAGGCTGGTCAGCTCCGGCATCTCCTGCTTGGGATCAATGTGGGTGTACTTCGAGTTATTGAACACCCGAAAGAAGCGATCCAGGCGCACGTCCACGCTGGACGGCTGGATCAGCGCAGGATCGAAGGGCTCAATACCCAGGTCCCCGGAGTCGATGGCGGCGGCGATGTCGTGGTCTGAAAGCAGCACGGTGTCCATCCTAACCGGCACGGTTAGCGTGCGGGGCGGCGGTGGTGCTAGGATATCCCGCAGTGCCTGATAGGCGTGCCGATGTAGTTCAATGGTAGAACATCAGCTTCCCAAGCTGAATACGCGGGTTCGATTCCCGTCATCGGCTCCACACATGGGAACCAGTGCTCAAACACGAGCACGAGGTTCCCTCTCTTTTTTTGGGGGAGAGCGGACAGACGCAAGCCCGGGCCACTGCGCAGCCGCGGTGAGGGGTTTTCTCCTCAGCTTCGATGTGCCCGCCGCAAGGCGACCTCACGCCTTCATTCATTACCGATCCCGCGGGTCAACACTCCACACAACACTCCCCCGGGTCGTGGCGCGGCGACCCTCGTGTGCTCGACGACCCGGCTGGCACAACCATCTGCCGATCCCCGGGCTCACCGCCGTCAGAGCGGCCACAGTGTCCCGCGGTCGCGCCCCTATCGCCACATTGCCGCCCCACAGCTACCTGCCAGCTAGCCCCCTGTGTCGCAGCACCACGACCTCAGTACTCGGTGCTAGCTTGGTGTCACCAACAGATACTACGTGCATCGTTGTTCGAGAAGAGGGGCCTGTTTTGAATTCCAACGAGTCGGACGTCCAGATTGTCACCCGCGGCTTCGCGCTGCTGCAAACCGTCTCCCAGATGCCCGAGGATGAGATGCGCTCCACGCTGAGCGCCGAGCTCACCGACCTGGGGGTGGAGGTGGACCCGCAGGCGAGTTCTTTTGAGCTTATCGACGCCTTCGGGGCCGCCCTCGCAGACCTCGCACGGTCCGCCCGCGAGAGCGCCTAAGCCACACTCACTTCACACCGCGGTCTACTTCTTGCAGCGCACGATGGGCTGCGGGTCGTAGACCGTGGTCTGCTCTTGGCGGGAGATTTCCCGGCCGGACAGATCCTTAATAATGCGGGTGTCCGAGGTAGTAAACCCGGGGGCGCCCGCCGAGGGGGCGCACTTGTCCCCGCCCAGTTCAATGGTCTGCGGCTGGGTCTGCGCCCACCGCCCACCGTTGACGGATTCCACGTTGACGGTCTTGACTCCCATGAGCCGCACCGTGACGGATTTTTCGCCCATCTGGGTATCGATGCGCACCGGGTACTCAGAATTATTCTTAAACTGCAGGTCAATCGCGCCCTCGTAGACGGTGGCCTCGCGGCCCGCCGGGTAGCGGGAGATGTAGTAGCTGTGCGCGGTGTGGGCCACGTCTTCCATGCCGGCGAAGTAGGCGGCGTTGTACAGGGTGGTGGCGAACTGTGAGATGCCGCCGCCGACGGCCTCATCCGCGTGCCCGTTGAGGATGATCCCGGACTTCACGTAGCCCTGGGCCTCCCCGCGGGGACCGGTGAACCCGTTGAGGGAGAACGTATCCCCAGGGGCGACGATCGCCCCGTTGACCGTCTGGGCGGTCAGCGCAATGTTCTTACCGGAGGCCTCCGAGAAGCCCTCCGTGGTGAACTCCCCGATGACGTCATCGAAGGTGGCCTTTTCTGCCATTTCGGTGGTGAAGCTGGCCGGGGTGTCCTCATAGAGGACGTCGAACTCGCGCTCCTTGTCGCCGGTGATGCGCGCGGGCAGGTCCTTGAGGGTGTCCTCCCACTTGATGGTCACGCCGTCCACGTGCGGGGTGATCACGCGCTGTTCGCCGAAGGTGATTTCTGCGTTGCGGCGCTGGCGTTCGGTTTGGGTGAGGTTTTCCGCCAGGATGCCCTGGGCGGCCTCCACGTTGATGTCGGTGCGCAGCGCGTCCTTGTCGGGCACGAAGGTGACCACCTCGCCCATGCGCTCCGGGGGGATGACGCCGTCGATGTGGTCGCGCCCGTGGGCGATGATCGGCTTGGACACAGCCTTGGCAGCATCGCCTTCCGCCGCTGCCTTGACGGCTGCGGCACGGATCTCCGGCTCCTTGACGGCAGCCTTGATGGTCACGCCCTCTGGCATGAGCCATTCCGTGGTCACGGCGTGGCGCAGCTCATCGCGGTCCACGCTTTGGCCGTTGACCGGCTCCTCGGTGACCACCTTCCCGGCGTCCAAATGCACCGCGCCGTTGACGGGCTCGCGGGTCAACTCGTCGTGGACGCGGCGCAGGGCGGGGGTAAACAGCCTGTCGTCCGCAGTGGAGACCATGTCCACTTCATAGGTGTGGAAGAAGCGCTGCACGCGGGTGATCGGGTTCAACGATTGGGAACCGGCTGCCGCGACGGTGGCCTTCCAGTCCGGGCGCACGCCGGATTCGGCGGGCACGAAGGTAGCCGTCATGTCGCCGGCGTGCACCTGCACCGGTTGGGAGGTCACCTGCCCAAAGGCTGTTTCCAGCGTCTCGGCGGCAGCGGCCTGGGACATGCCGCCGATGGCGACGCCGCCGACGGTCGCCCCGCGGGGGACGTCTCCGCGGGTGATCAGAAAGTCTGCGGCATACCCCACGGCGGTAATCCCGATGAGCCCGGCGATGATGCCCAGACCAATGCGCAGGCCGCGGCCACCGGAACGCCGGTTCTTCGTCTTAGTCACGGTAGCTAGGGTAACCGTCGGGGGAGTGAAATTCACATCTCCGCGCCTGCCCATGTGGTGTAGTCAGGCAACGCGTGCGAGCGCGCGGGCACCATCGGCTCCGCGCTTCCGTCCGCGCCGACCATATATATCCGCAGCAGCCCAATAACCTGAGGCACTGGTTGGATCATGGGGAAACGGGGCTGGGCGCCGGCCTCCAGCTCCTCGCGGGCGCGCTGCGCCAGGGCATGCCCACCTGCGGTGCGGCTCGCGGCGTCGAGAAGCTGGGGTACCGGCATCGCGCCGGACACGACGGCGGCGTCCACCCGGTCGATGACCTCCTCCAGCTGCTCGCCGGAGGACCACAACGCCTGATCCGCCCCCGCAATCACCGCCGCCTCCACCGCCTGCGGCAAGGAGAAGTGATCGGAGATGGCCTTCATCCCGGACAGATCATCCGTGTACGCGGCAGAGACAAAGGGATTGCCGCCCGGGTACGCGCCCGAGCGCAGCAGCCGATAGACCGCCGGGTCCAGGCTGGCCGGGGTATCGCCCGTGCTCAAACCCGGGATGGACAGGTGCCCCACCATCACCGCCGTGCCCGGGGCCTGGCGCAGCGCCGGACCATAAGCGGCCAAGTCCAACTGGCACAGCTGCTCAAACGGGGGCGTGACCGCCGCAGCCTTGTGCGTGTCCCCCGACGCCGCCCCATGGCCCGGGAAGTGCTTGAACACCGGCTCGATGCCCACCGAGCGCAGCCCGCGGGCGAACGCCGCCGCATAGCGGGCCGCCTCCGGCGCCGTGGTGCCAAAGGAACGATCGCCCACGATGTCCAGGCCCGTGGAGTCCACGTCCAGCACCGGCGCAAAATCCACCGTGATGCCGTGGTCGGCTAGGCGGGTGCCCAGCTGCGCGGCCTGCTCGGCCACCTGCTCCGGGGAACCTGACTGGGCCAGCTCCCGCGGGGCCGCAAGCTCGCCAAGCACCTGGGAGTGGCGCTGCACCCGCCCGCCCTCAAAGTCAATGGACACGGAGAAGTCGCGGCCCGCGTGCTCCCGCAGCGCGGCAATATTGCGGCCCTCCTCCGTAAGGATCGCCGGATCGGCCCAGCTGCTAATAAAGATCCCGCCGACGCCCTGATCCAGCTTGGCCACGGCATCATCAAAGTCCGTGACCCCCACCACCATCAGCGACGCCACGAGGTCCCGCCGTAGCTGCTGGTCTAGCTCCACCGCGGCACCCGCCGCCCCAGGATGCGCCCCGATGAACAGGGCACAGGTGCAGGTAATGGCCAGGACGCGCCGGACGCGCGAGCGACGGGCAAACATGGGGGACAATCGGCTCCTCTGTGGGGGTGGGCCAGGCGGGTGCGAGCGCACCCCCCACACCTTAACCCCATCCGCCCGCCGCCGGGAGCCTCTAGGATGGGCCGGAAGCAAGCCCCCTGTTGTACAGCCCGAAAAGACCCGCAAAGTCCCGAAAAGACCCGAAGAGAAAGGCCCACCATGGCTGAACCCACCGTCCTGGTTGCCTTCGACGGCTCGGAGGAGTCCCGGCGCGCTCTGCGCTACGCCGCGCTCCTGCTGCGCCCAGACACCGTGGATATTGTCACCGCCTGGGAGCCCATGGCCCGCCAGGCCGCCCGCGCATCCAGCATGTCCGGGCTCCACCAGGGGGACTGGCTAGCCGTCACCGAAACGGATGACCCCGCCTGGGCTGCCGCCCGCGAAATCTGCCGCGCCGGGGTGCTGCTTGCGGAAGGCTGGGGGCTTTCCGCCCGCGGCAGCCTCGTCGAATCCACCACGTCGGTGTGGTCCGCAATTATCGACGCCGCCGCCGAACTGCACCCCGCAGCAATCGTCACCGGGACGCGCGCCGTCCGCGGCGTGAAATCCCTGTGGCGCAATTCCACCGCGGACTCGCTGGTTAAAAACGCCGGCGTGCCCGTCTTCATCGTGCCGCCCTGCGCCGACCCGGCGTCCCGGCCCGACTAGCCGCACCCGCCCTGGTAGGCTGCGACCATGGCGTTTGAATCCGATTCCCTCACCCGCCGCACCGCCGGGCCCGCCGTGGCCAGCGTTGTGGTGGGCATCGCGCTCGGCGTGGTGGCCATACTCGGGGTCTCCGCATTTACCGGTCATGACTCCGTGCCCCAGGGAGGCGCCACCCCGGCAAGCTCCGCCCTGTTAGGCAGCCCGGAGTACGGCTCCCGCGGATAGCCCGCGGCGCGAGCCCTCACCTGCACCCCCGTGCGCACCCGCCACCTCCCGGACTGGATCGACCACGCGCTGGCCTGGCTGTGCGCCGCCGCCATTGCCTGGACCCAACCGTGGGGCCTGACCAGCGCCGACACCAAGCATGACCTCGCCGCCAACCCGGCGGGTTTCCTGCGCGGCGCCCTGCACGCCTGGACGGACACCTTCACTTTCGGGCAGCTGCAAAACCAGGCCTACGGCTATCTCTTTCCCCAAGGCGCCTTCTTCCTGGCCACCGACGCGCTGCCGGACTGGGTGGCCCAGCGCCTGTGGTGGACGCTAGTTATCGGCATCGGACTGTCCGGCATGCTCCTTGTGTTCACCGCGCTGGGGTTGCGCGGCCGGCGCTGGGCCCCCTGGCGTGCCCTCGGGGCCGCCGCCTACGTTGTCAGCCCCCACACCCTGACCACGCTGACGGCCATCTCCTCAGAGACCTGGCCGGCCATGCTCGCACCGTGGATTGTTGCCGCGATGCTGCGGCCGGTGTCCACCCGCGCCCAGCGCGCCCGGGTGGTGGCCGCGGCAACGCTGCCGGTCGCGGCCATGGGGGCGATCAACGCCACCGCCACCGTGGCGGCGTGCCTGCCCGCGGCGGTGGTCCTGGCCTGGCGGTGGGCGCGGGGCGGGCAGCGCCGCGCCCTGGCTGGTGTGGGCGTTGGCTGGGCGCTCGGGTGCGTGGCGGTCAGCCTGTGGTGGATGGTCCCGCTGGTGGTGCTGGGCCGCTACGCCGCGCCGTTTACCCAGTTCATCGAGTCCGCCGCGGTGACCACCCGGTGGCTCAATCCGGCGGAGGTGCTGCGCGGCACCACCAGCTGGGCACCATTCGTGGATACCGAGCGCGCCGCGGGCTCACTGCTGGTCACCCACCCGGTGTTCGTGGTGGCCACGGTGGCCGTGGCCGGCCTGGGCCTGGCGGGCCTGGCGGTGGCACGCTCCCGGGGCTGCGCCACGGCCGGGGTGTGGGTGGCCATGCTGCTCATCGGGGTGGCGGTGCTGTGCTGCGCGGGCGGGGACTGGGCCCCGGCCGGGCACCTGGTGCGCACGTTCCTGGACGGCCCGGGGGCGCCGCTGCGCAACCTCCACAAGTTCGATGCGCTGGTGCGCCTGCCGGTGGCGGTGGGAGTGGCGTATCTGGGCCTGGCCTGCGGGGCGCAGCGCGGCCCGGCACGCGGCCCTTCACCCAGCGCTGAGCACCGCACACACCTGCCGCGGCAGCGCGCCGTGTGCGCGCTGATCGCGGCGACGGTGGCGCTCAGCGCGGCCCCGGCACTGCACGGCGGGCTGTTGCCGCGGGGCGCCTACCAGCAGGTCCCGGACTATTGGCGGCAGGCGGCGGACTTCCTCAACTCCACCGCCGCGGGCACGCGCACCCTGATCCTGCCGGAGGCGTCCTTCGCCCGGCAGGACTGGGGCTGGACGCGCGACGAGCCGGCGCAGCCGCTGCTTGAGGTGCCATGGGCGGTGCGCGACGCGGTGCCGCTGGTGGGCCCGGAGACCATCCGGGGCTTAGACGGGCTGATCGCCGTGGCCCATGAGGAACCCGCAGCCCTGCCCGCGGCGCTGCGGGGGGCGGGGATTGGGGCGGTGCTGGTGCGCCACGACGTCGCGGAGGGGGCGTCGACAAGCCCGCTGCGCCGCGGTGCCGTCGAGCAGTTCGCGCGCGCGGCCGGAACCCCGATCCGCGCCTTCGGCCCCGACGAGCAGGTGCAGGTCATCCTCCTTGATCCGCAGCTGGGCATGACGCTTGCCGACGCCCCCGCGGTGACCACCGTGCGCGGCGGCGGGGAAGCCGTCGCCCTCCTTCACGCCGCGCTGGGAACGGCCGCGCCGCTGCGGCTCGTTGCCGGGGATGCTGGCGCGGATATTGTCACCGACACCCCGATGGCGGTGATGCGCAACTACGGCACCCTCGTGGGCGCCCAGTCCGCCCCGCTGGCCCCCGACGATGACACCTCCGCGGTGCGCAACCCCATCACCGACTACCCCAGCATCGCCCCGCGCACCCAGGTCATCACCACCGGCCCGAGCCTGAGCGCCACCAGCTGCGCCTGCACCCCCGGCGCCCTCGGCGGGGCGGACCCGGCCCGCTCACTCAACGCCATCGTCGACGCTGACCCCACCACCGCCTGGTGGCCCGCCCCCGGCGACAGCGATCCCCACCTGCGTATCGACGCCCCCCTGCCCACCAACCCACGCCTCCACCTGACCACCACCGCCGACGCCCGCCTGACCATCAGCGACGGCGACCAGACGCGCATCAACACCACCACCCGCGCCGGCCGGCCCACCACGCTCACCCTGCCCGGAACACCCACCCACATCGATATCGCCGTGCACTCGCGCACCGGCATCGCCGACCTGGCCATCGCCGGGGTAGACATGGCCCGCCGCATCACCGTGCCGGAAACCACCACCGACCCGCGCGCCTTCTTCTTCCAACGCCTCGCCGTCCCCACCGGCACCCTCGACCGCACCTTTTCCACCCACCGCGACCTCACCGTGCGGCTGCGCGGACCCGACGACGCGAAGCCCGCCAGCGTGGAGATCAACGGCACCGCCTACCACCCCGGCGACACCCTCACCCTGCCCGCCGGCGAGCACCACCTGCACACCACCGCCGCCTGGGTGCTGCTCGCCGACCCTGACTGGGCCCCGGCTGGTGCGCCGCCTGGTGCGCCGCCTGGTGCGCCCCAGCACGTGGCCGCCGACCACACCATCGCCACCGCCGACCACGAGCGCATCCTCAACACCCACCGCGCCGCCAACCCCGGGCTGCGCGCCACCCTCGACGGCCAGCCCCTGGAGGCCACCAGCGTGGGCGCCGGCATGCAGGGCTTTGCCATCCCCGCCGGAATCGGCGGAACACTGGAGCTCTCCTTCGCGGGAGACCGCCCGCTGCGCGCCGGGCTGGCCGGTGGCGGGGCGCTCGCCGCCCTGGTGGTTCTGGCCTGCGCCGCGGTGCTGGTGGCCACCCGGCGCGCCGACGGCGGACGGGTCGAGCCGGCTGGACTGGAGGCACCACCGCGCGGGGGTGGCACGGTGCTGCTCGCCGCGGGCGCCCTCGGCGCGGCCGGGGGAATCGTCGGCCTGGCCACCCTCGCCGCCGCGTGGGCGATTATCCGCCTGACCACCATCCGGCCTGGATGGCTCATCGGCGCGGCCGCCGCCACCACCGCCGCCTGGCTGGCCCGCGCCCCCTGGCCCGCCGCCAGCTACGCCGGCGACTCCCCGCTCCTGGCCTGCGCCGCCCTGGCCATGCTCGCCGCCCTCGCGTGCGCCCGGCCCCGCCACCAGCGGGAACACGGGGCCTCCACCAGCTCGTAGCTCGCCGCCGCCACCGCCAGGCTGGCCAGCAGGGTTACCACCAGCACCGGCACAAAGCCGCCCGAGAACACCTCCCGGCCCAGGGCGGGAAACACCAGGGAGAGCACCGCCACATGCCACAAAAACAGGGAGTAGGACCAGCGCCCCACCGCCAGCAGCGCCGGGCGGGCCAGCAGGTCCCGCGGGCTCGGGGCCAGGGCATAGGGCACCACCACGCACACCGCGCACACCATCCCCGCCCCCACCCGAGCCGCGAACTGCCCCGCGCTGGGATGCGTCAGGCCGATCGGGCCGAACCATTCCTGGCCAGCCACCCACACCGTCGCCAGCGCCGCCGCCCACCACAGCGGCCGCCAGCCCAGCACGCGCCGCCACCGCGGGCCCACCACACCGGCGGCCTCTGCCTCAGCCGCCAGCATCCCCACCGCGAACCACGACGCGTATGCCGGGGGCCAGATCTGCCGGTTGACCTCGCCTGCGGCCGCGTCCGGCTGGCCATCTATACCCGGCAGCCAGCCCCAGCTGAAGCTCGCCAACGCGACTGCGACGATCACCGCCACGCGCCATCGGCGCGACGGCAGGCGCCCTAACAGCGCCGCAAGCAGCGGCACCACCAGGTAAAACGCCACCTCCACGCACAGGGACCACAGCTGCGTCAGCCCGCCGACCAGGCCGGACGCGTGATAGATCTGCGTGAGTGTGAACTGGGCAATCACCTGCCTGCCCGTGGCCGAAAACGCCACCGGGAAGACGAACAGCACCACCGCCACGCACACCAGGTACGCCGGGGCGATGCGCACCGCCCGGGCCGCATAGTAGGTCCGCGCCGCCGCCGCGCCCCGATCCGCAGCGTGGCGGCGCCACAGCACAAACCCCGACAGCGCAAAAAACACCGCCACCCCAAAGTCCAGGCGCGCGGCAATCGAGCCGCCGAAGCTGCGCGGATCAAGCCCCGTCTGAAACGCCACGTGCGTGACCACGATCGCCACGGCGGCGACCCCGCGCAGTCCCTCGAGGCTGGGCACGAAGGCCGGCCGGGAGGGGGCGTCGATAAGCGGAGGAGAAGACATCGCTGCCAGTCTAGAGTTCCCCCACACACCACCCCCAGTAGGATGAGAAGACACCCCGAGGGCCAAAAAGAAAAGAGGGCTGGGCACCAGATGGCCACGCACCCCCACCGCACCACCCGGCTGCGCCGCAGGCTTGGCGTGCTCCTCGCCCTCATCGTGGCACTCACGCTCATCGGCGACATCATCCCCCGCATCATCCTCGGCACCATGCAAACCATGACGGTGCCCGCCGCCGCCACCCTGAACTATCGGCCCACCACCGCCCAGGTGCTCGACACCGCCGCCTACCACGCCCGCCAGCTTCCCGACGCCCCCGCCTGCACCAACCGCACCCTGCTCGCCTGCTACGTGCGCAACCAGCCCGCCACCCTGACCACAAACGTCAGCGCCGCACCCGCCACCGAGGAGCAAACAGGCAGCGCCTCCAAAGCCCGCAAACAAGCAGACGTCCACGGGCACACCACCTTGAACCTCGGGCCGGACATCACCGTGGACCTGGAGGACAACCTGCGCCTCCTGCGCAACTCCACCTTCCCCGTCCCCGAAGCCACCGCCACCCTGGACATCACCGGGCCCGGCGGCCACGCCCACGCCACCTCCCAGCACCAAGACGGCCTGCGCTACCGCTTCCCCTACACCACCGAACAAAAGTCCTACCCCTACTTCGACCCGGTCACCGGGCGGTCCTTCCCCATCGACTACCTGGCCGCCAACCGCAACGCCGCCCTGTCGACCTTCCTGTTCCACCAGGTCCTCGACCCCGTCGCCGTAGAGCACACCGCCGGGGCCGGATCCGCCTGGCACATCACCGGCATGGTCGCCCCCGCCCGAGAGGTCTACAGCGACAAGGAAATCTCCGACTACGGCTACAGCCCCGCCGGCTCCGTCCACCTCACCGCCTACTACACCGCCAGCCGCACCCTGACCGTAGAGCCCGCCTCCGGGGAGATCGTAGACGCCCACGAGGAGATCTACTGGTTCTACGCCAGCGACGACCAGCAGGCCAACGCCATGACGCGCGCCTGGGCGGAAGGGGCAGACCCCATTGCCGCGCGCACCATCGTGCACGCCAGCTTCGACTTCGATGAACCCACCCTGGCCGCCCAGGAGGCGCTGGCCCGCCCGGTGATCCGCACCCAGGACACCCTCGCCGTGGTGGCCTGGGTGGCCAAGGCCCTGCGACTGGCGGTCATCATCGCCGCCGTGGTGACGGTGGTCAGGTGGCAACGACGACGCTAACCCCACGACACATCGCACCGACCGCGCTCATCATCGCGTGGGCAACCCTGCACGTCGGGCTGCTAGCCGTGATCCTTGCCCACCCCGGGCAGCTGGCGCTGCGCGACATGCTCGTCCTCGACCACCCGGCGCTAACTGCCGACGCCCTCGGCTGGGGCGACCTACCCGGCCGCGCCACCCCCCAAGACGCGGTGCTGGCGCTCGTGGGGCGGGTCCTGCCCGCCTCCTGGTTCGCCCGCGGACTGCTCATCGCCGGGGCAAGCGCCGGGGCGGGCGGCGCCGTCGCCCTGGCCCGCCACTGCGGCGGGAGGACCGCCGCCAGCTGCGCCGCCATCTCCTTGACCCTAGCCAACCCGGGGGTCATCGAACGCCTCCTCCAAGGCCACTGGAGCCTAGTCATCGCCGTGTGGCTCCTCCCCCTGATCACCTGGGCGGGACTGCGCGGGCACACGGCCACGCAGTGGCTCGGCCTCTGGGCCGCGGCACTGAGCCCCACCGGGGCACTCATGGCCACCGCGATAGGGGTCGCCGCCGCCCGCGGCCGGGCCCGCCTTTACACCCTGGGCATCGGGGCTGGGCTGACCCTGGTGTGGGCCGTCCCGGCGCTTCTCGGGCACGCCGACGCGCCCAGCCACGCCACCGAAGCAGCCATCCGCGCCTTCGCCCCCCGGGCAGCCGCCGGGGCCACCACCCCCGGCACGCTGGTGGGATTGGGCGGGATCTGGAACGCGCAGGCCCAACCGGCCAGCCAGGACCACGGGTGGGCGATCCTGGGCATTCTCATCGCGCTCACGATCGTCCCGGGGATGGCGCGCCTGCCCGCCCGTCTGCGCCCCGTCCTGGCCCTCGGCGCAGGTGGGGTGGCGGTGGGCATCCTCGCCTGGGCCGCACCCGGCACCATGGCGCAACTCGCAGCCTGGCTACCCGGCTCGGGACTACTGCGCGACTCCCACAAATGGGCGCTACTCGCACTGCCGGCACTGGTGGCAGCACTGGGCCAACTCCGCGGGCGCATCCTGCCCTGGGCGGTAGCAGCCTGCTGCGCCCTCCACGTCCCAGACGCCGCCAGCGCCCTGCGCCAACTCACCCCGGTACCCGTCACCGCACCCACACCGCCCTGCCCCGGCGAACTCCTGCTCACCGGCCCCGGCTCCGACACGCTAGTCACCCGCCCGGACGGCGCGCCCATGATCAACCCCTGGACCAAAGCCGCACCCATCCTCGCCTCCGGGCAACTGCGCGTCGACGGGCAGCTTATCGACGCCCCCGCCCCCCGCTTCCACCACGCCCAGCACGCGTGGGCCGAGGGGGACCTAGACAGGCTGGCCGACCTCGGCGTCAGCTGCGTCGTCCGCGCCAGCGATGGCGCCGTCCTCGCCCGCCCCGGCGCCCCGGCGCACCCCACCCCGAAAGCCGGGTACGCGCTGCTCGCCCTGTGGGCCGGGCTCGTCCCCGCCGCCTACCTGGCCCTCACACGCGCGCTGAGAAGGTCCTCCCAGGCGGCCCCCGTGTCCCGCCAGGAATAGCTCGCGGCGCGGCTTGGTGATATATCTGCCGACCCACAACAAAACCCGTCGGCCCGACCGTGACAGGGCAGGCCGCGCTGATGTCTACCTGCCATCAAGAACCTCAACACCGCGCGACGGGGGATGCTTCAAACGGCTCACCCTCATCCGCGGAGTTGGCGCCCGAAAACACGCTGATCGAAGCACGCTCACTTCATGCGAGTCCCCGTTCTGACATATTGCGGGAGCCTCCCTACTGGGGTCTTGGCCAGCACACGGCTAGAGTGCCATGCACATGGGGTGCCACCACACCTCAGCACGCCTTGTGAGGCTATGAGCGCAGGCATCAAGGTGGCGGACGGCTCGTCTTCCGCGACCACGACTACAGTTCCCAGTTCTCACATA
Above is a genomic segment from Corynebacterium uberis containing:
- a CDS encoding acyltransferase family protein, giving the protein MSSPPLIDAPSRPAFVPSLEGLRGVAAVAIVVTHVAFQTGLDPRSFGGSIAARLDFGVAVFFALSGFVLWRRHAADRGAAAARTYYAARAVRIAPAYLVCVAVVLFVFPVAFSATGRQVIAQFTLTQIYHASGLVGGLTQLWSLCVEVAFYLVVPLLAALLGRLPSRRWRVAVIVAVALASFSWGWLPGIDGQPDAAAGEVNRQIWPPAYASWFAVGMLAAEAEAAGVVGPRWRRVLGWRPLWWAAALATVWVAGQEWFGPIGLTHPSAGQFAARVGAGMVCAVCVVVPYALAPSPRDLLARPALLAVGRWSYSLFLWHVAVLSLVFPALGREVFSGGFVPVLVVTLLASLAVAAASYELVEAPCSRWWRGRAHARAASMARAAQARSGESPA
- a CDS encoding porin PorA family protein — its product is MATHPHRTTRLRRRLGVLLALIVALTLIGDIIPRIILGTMQTMTVPAAATLNYRPTTAQVLDTAAYHARQLPDAPACTNRTLLACYVRNQPATLTTNVSAAPATEEQTGSASKARKQADVHGHTTLNLGPDITVDLEDNLRLLRNSTFPVPEATATLDITGPGGHAHATSQHQDGLRYRFPYTTEQKSYPYFDPVTGRSFPIDYLAANRNAALSTFLFHQVLDPVAVEHTAGAGSAWHITGMVAPAREVYSDKEISDYGYSPAGSVHLTAYYTASRTLTVEPASGEIVDAHEEIYWFYASDDQQANAMTRAWAEGADPIAARTIVHASFDFDEPTLAAQEALARPVIRTQDTLAVVAWVAKALRLAVIIAAVVTVVRWQRRR